From the Rhodoferax sp. WC2427 genome, one window contains:
- a CDS encoding ABC transporter ATP-binding protein, with protein sequence MNALLKLDAVNAFYGSAHILHGLSLAVHPGERVALIGRNGVGKTTVVNTVLGLAALRGGSVRVGSKTLPRPRPYMAAQQGVVVVPQGRRIVANLTVEENLQLGAAVGRKGPWNVPEIYKLFPILQERAHTPGTALSGGQQQMLAVGRALMANPALILLDEPTEGLAPVIVDQLAVIFNRVADQGTALLLIEQNMSLVVRVAARYCAMAKGAVVAEGPVENSKACLQDLEAHVMV encoded by the coding sequence ATGAATGCCCTGTTGAAACTCGACGCGGTGAACGCGTTCTACGGTTCCGCCCACATCCTGCACGGCCTGAGCCTGGCGGTGCACCCCGGCGAGCGGGTGGCGCTGATCGGCCGCAACGGCGTGGGCAAGACCACGGTGGTCAACACGGTGTTGGGCCTGGCCGCGCTGCGCGGCGGCAGCGTGCGCGTGGGCAGCAAGACCCTGCCGCGCCCGCGCCCCTACATGGCGGCCCAGCAAGGCGTGGTGGTGGTGCCGCAGGGGCGGCGCATCGTGGCCAACCTGACGGTGGAAGAAAACCTGCAGCTGGGTGCCGCCGTGGGCCGCAAGGGCCCGTGGAACGTGCCCGAGATCTACAAGCTCTTTCCCATCCTGCAGGAGCGCGCCCACACCCCGGGCACCGCCTTGTCGGGCGGCCAGCAGCAGATGCTGGCGGTGGGCCGGGCACTGATGGCCAACCCCGCGCTGATCCTGCTGGACGAGCCTACCGAGGGCCTGGCCCCGGTGATCGTGGACCAGCTGGCGGTAATTTTCAACCGGGTGGCCGACCAGGGCACGGCCCTGCTGCTGATCGAGCAAAACATGAGCCTGGTGGTGCGCGTGGCCGCACGCTACTGCGCCATGGCCAAGGGCGCGGTGGTGGCCGAAGGCCCAGTGGAGAACAGCAAGGCCTGCCTACAAGATCTCGAAGCCCACGTGATGGTTTAA
- a CDS encoding FAD-dependent oxidoreductase, producing MQVLSSLSALPEASAYDLVVVGAGGAGMAAALFAALEGQQVLLVERTGHVGGTTAWSGGTTWIPGTRHSASVNPTDTLADAKRYLDNAVGDRSPAALRQTFLDHGAQAVDVLENRTELHYRAYPKHPDYISDLGGSTLNGRALEPLPFDGRLLGPLFPLVRPPIPEFTVLGGMMVDRTDINHLLALSKSLRSFRHACKLLTRHATDRLHHPRGTRLVMGNALVGRLLHSLSKHANVTLALHTSVQRIQRGADGIQSVTLVQEGQRRTVAVRKGLVLASGGFNRHPQLRQDLLPGIAADWCPAAPGHTGEAHGLAQHAGAHYGPGGLSPAFWAPVSKRQRPDGSTAVFPHFMMDRAKPGMLAVNQAGNRFVNESTSYHLFALALQQQPGMAGYLVCDAKALRKYGIGMVRPGGKGLEPFLADGYLVQADTLDAMAQKLGMPAPHLQASVAQINAYAETGVDPDFQRGSTAYSQNMGDPSAGGKNPNLGPLREGPFYAVRLYPGDIGASTGFATDGDARVLGEDNTPIPGLYAVGNDMHSIMGGVYTAPGITLGPGVVFAYLAARHASARRPD from the coding sequence ATGCAGGTCCTTTCCTCGTTAAGCGCCCTGCCCGAAGCCTCCGCCTACGACCTGGTGGTCGTCGGCGCGGGCGGCGCGGGCATGGCCGCCGCGCTCTTCGCGGCCCTCGAAGGCCAGCAGGTGCTGCTGGTGGAACGCACCGGCCACGTGGGCGGCACGACCGCCTGGTCGGGCGGCACCACCTGGATTCCGGGCACCCGGCACTCCGCCAGCGTCAACCCCACCGACACCCTGGCCGATGCGAAACGCTACCTGGACAACGCCGTGGGCGACCGCAGCCCGGCAGCGTTACGCCAGACCTTTCTGGACCATGGCGCGCAGGCGGTGGACGTGCTGGAGAACCGCACCGAGCTGCACTACCGCGCCTACCCCAAGCACCCCGACTACATCTCCGATCTGGGTGGCTCCACCCTGAACGGCCGGGCGCTGGAGCCCCTGCCGTTTGATGGCCGCCTGCTGGGCCCGCTGTTCCCGCTGGTGCGCCCGCCCATCCCCGAATTCACCGTGCTCGGCGGCATGATGGTGGACCGCACCGACATCAACCATTTGCTCGCTCTCAGCAAATCCTTGCGCTCGTTCCGGCACGCCTGCAAGCTGCTGACCCGCCACGCCACCGACCGCCTGCACCACCCGCGTGGCACCCGGCTGGTGATGGGCAATGCGCTGGTGGGGCGGCTGCTGCATTCCTTGTCAAAACACGCCAACGTGACCCTGGCCCTGCACACCTCGGTGCAGCGCATCCAGCGCGGCGCCGACGGCATCCAGTCCGTCACGCTGGTGCAAGAGGGGCAGCGCCGCACCGTGGCCGTACGCAAGGGCCTGGTGCTGGCCAGCGGCGGCTTCAACCGGCATCCGCAGCTGCGCCAGGACCTGCTGCCCGGCATCGCCGCCGACTGGTGCCCGGCCGCCCCCGGCCACACCGGCGAGGCCCACGGCCTGGCCCAGCACGCCGGTGCGCACTACGGCCCCGGCGGCCTGAGCCCGGCGTTTTGGGCACCGGTATCGAAACGCCAGCGGCCCGACGGCAGCACCGCCGTTTTCCCGCACTTTATGATGGACCGCGCCAAGCCCGGCATGCTGGCGGTGAACCAGGCGGGCAACCGCTTTGTGAACGAAAGCACCTCTTACCACCTGTTCGCGCTGGCCCTGCAGCAGCAGCCCGGCATGGCAGGCTACCTGGTGTGCGACGCCAAGGCCCTGCGCAAGTACGGCATCGGTATGGTGCGCCCCGGTGGCAAGGGGCTGGAGCCCTTTTTGGCCGACGGCTACCTGGTGCAGGCCGACACGCTCGACGCAATGGCGCAGAAGCTGGGCATGCCCGCACCGCACCTGCAGGCCAGCGTGGCCCAGATCAACGCCTACGCCGAAACCGGTGTGGACCCGGACTTCCAGCGCGGCAGCACCGCCTATTCGCAAAACATGGGCGACCCCAGCGCGGGCGGCAAAAACCCGAATCTCGGCCCGCTGCGCGAAGGCCCGTTCTATGCGGTACGCCTGTACCCCGGCGACATCGGCGCATCCACCGGTTTTGCCACCGACGGCGATGCCCGCGTGCTGGGCGAAGACAACACCCCCATCCCCGGCCTGTACGCCGTGGGCAACGACATGCACAGCATCATGGGCGGGGTCTATACCGCGCCCGGCATCACGCTGGGGCCGGGGGTGGTGTTCGCTTATTTGGCGGCGCGCCACGCATCGGCGCGGCGGCCTGACTAG
- a CDS encoding branched-chain amino acid ABC transporter permease has protein sequence MLAINLFNGLVYGALLIVMCSGLALIYGLRRVVNFAHGSLYMLGAYLGYSIASHSNFWVALVAAPAVMALLGVLLDRYGFRLLQDRDPLSVVLVTFGLLLIIEDFVQSVWGKSNLSVAAPEALNTSVDLLGTPVPAYRLAVIAVGALVALGLSLWLRYSKVGLFVRAASTDPTTTAMQGVNTDVLSAGVVGLGTALAGLAGVVAAPFLSLSPSMSSDVIIDSFVVVVVGGLGSLVGAFVAAMVLGMVQALGAVYLPDLSAVLPFVIMVAVLVWKPAGFAGSRT, from the coding sequence ATGTTGGCTATCAACCTTTTCAACGGCCTGGTCTACGGCGCATTGCTGATCGTGATGTGCTCGGGGCTGGCGCTGATCTATGGGCTGCGGCGGGTGGTGAACTTTGCCCACGGCTCGCTCTACATGCTGGGGGCCTACCTGGGCTATTCCATCGCCAGCCACAGCAACTTCTGGGTGGCGCTGGTGGCGGCCCCGGCGGTGATGGCGCTGCTGGGCGTGCTGCTGGACCGCTACGGCTTTCGCCTGCTGCAAGACCGCGACCCGCTCAGCGTGGTGCTGGTGACCTTTGGCCTGCTGCTGATCATCGAAGACTTTGTGCAGAGCGTGTGGGGCAAGAGCAACCTGTCGGTGGCCGCCCCCGAGGCGCTGAACACCTCGGTCGACCTGCTGGGCACGCCGGTGCCCGCCTACCGGCTGGCGGTGATTGCCGTGGGCGCGCTGGTGGCGCTGGGCCTGAGCCTGTGGCTGCGCTATTCCAAGGTGGGCCTGTTTGTGCGGGCCGCCAGCACCGACCCCACCACCACCGCCATGCAGGGAGTGAACACCGACGTGCTCAGCGCCGGGGTGGTCGGCCTGGGCACCGCACTGGCCGGGCTGGCCGGGGTGGTGGCCGCGCCGTTTCTGTCGCTGTCGCCGTCCATGAGCAGTGACGTGATCATCGATTCATTCGTGGTGGTGGTGGTCGGCGGCCTGGGCTCGCTGGTGGGGGCGTTTGTGGCCGCCATGGTGCTAGGCATGGTGCAGGCCCTGGGTGCCGTGTACCTGCCCGACCTGTCGGCGGTGCTGCCCTTCGTGATCATGGTCGCCGTGCTGGTCTGGAAGCCCGCGGGCTTTGCCGGCAGCCGGACCTGA
- a CDS encoding branched-chain amino acid ABC transporter permease, with protein MSIQRITLSTAGALAVGAVVAATVTSGTVLSLLTQAIIYAVFASGVGLLLRQNGMVSFGHALFFGAAGYGVGLLLQMQAMPAEAAMLVTLLVLTAVAFVMGLVIVRVPGVAFGMLTLAVGQMFYLTASRSRGLTGGADGMNIEWPATLFGLPMSQLLKSSHMFLLCWTVLVLVLLALALLLRSRFGSITEAVRDNEERARFIGIRTLLPRAAIYALSALVTGVAGLLSALNTGFVSPENLHWSLSGVALMMVVVGGYKALWGPALGAVVYFLAKDILGDYANHWMAIFGVALITVIVFSPTGIAGALGRLVRAKTPTPALRTAPGH; from the coding sequence ATGTCTATCCAACGTATCACTCTATCCACCGCAGGCGCATTGGCAGTGGGGGCCGTGGTGGCGGCCACCGTCACCTCGGGCACGGTCTTGTCGCTGCTCACGCAGGCCATCATTTACGCGGTGTTTGCCAGCGGCGTGGGCCTGCTGCTGCGGCAAAACGGCATGGTCAGCTTTGGCCACGCGCTGTTCTTTGGCGCAGCGGGCTACGGCGTGGGCCTGCTGCTGCAAATGCAGGCCATGCCTGCCGAGGCGGCCATGCTCGTCACCCTGCTGGTCCTGACCGCCGTGGCCTTTGTAATGGGGCTGGTGATTGTGCGGGTGCCCGGTGTGGCCTTTGGCATGCTGACGCTGGCGGTGGGGCAGATGTTCTACCTCACGGCCTCGCGCTCCCGCGGCCTGACCGGCGGTGCCGACGGCATGAACATCGAATGGCCCGCCACGCTGTTTGGCCTGCCGATGTCGCAGCTGCTGAAGTCTTCGCACATGTTTTTGCTGTGCTGGACGGTGCTGGTGCTGGTACTGCTGGCCCTGGCCCTGCTGCTGCGCAGCCGCTTTGGCAGCATCACCGAGGCGGTGCGCGACAACGAGGAGCGGGCCCGTTTCATCGGCATCCGCACCCTGCTGCCGCGGGCGGCCATCTACGCCCTGTCGGCCCTGGTGACCGGCGTGGCCGGTTTGCTGTCGGCGCTGAACACCGGCTTTGTGTCGCCGGAAAACCTGCACTGGAGCCTGTCGGGCGTGGCGCTGATGATGGTGGTGGTGGGTGGCTACAAGGCCCTGTGGGGCCCGGCGCTGGGTGCGGTTGTGTACTTCCTGGCCAAGGACATCCTGGGCGACTACGCCAACCACTGGATGGCCATCTTCGGCGTGGCGCTGATCACCGTGATCGTGTTCTCGCCCACCGGCATCGCCGGGGCCCTGGGCCGCCTGGTCCGGGCCAAAACACCTACCCCCGCCCTGCGCACCGCGCCCGGGCACTGA
- a CDS encoding SDR family NAD(P)-dependent oxidoreductase encodes MATLPMVAVVTGAADGIGWATAQKLAASGYRIALLDLRAEAAQSRAAELGPGHLGLGCDVTQPDSVDAAIAAARTLGRIAVLVNNAGIGDQTGPTVAQDVAAFDRVLDVHLRGTFLVSQAVAKAMLHDTGHRAIVNLGSIASSTGLPARNAYSAAKAGVIGMTRAMASEWARDGIRVNAVAPGYVRTALVAELGRKGAIDLPGIAHRTPLGRMAEPHEIAEAIAFLASPQASYITGVVLPVDGGWTAFGAPESALATLAA; translated from the coding sequence ATGGCCACCCTCCCCATGGTCGCGGTGGTCACCGGTGCCGCCGACGGCATCGGCTGGGCCACGGCGCAAAAACTGGCCGCCAGCGGCTACCGAATTGCACTGCTGGACCTGCGCGCTGAGGCGGCCCAATCCCGCGCCGCCGAGCTGGGCCCCGGGCACCTGGGCCTGGGCTGCGACGTAACCCAGCCCGACAGCGTGGACGCGGCCATTGCGGCGGCCCGCACGCTGGGCCGCATCGCGGTGCTGGTCAACAACGCGGGCATTGGCGACCAGACCGGTCCCACGGTGGCGCAAGACGTGGCCGCCTTTGACCGGGTACTGGACGTGCACCTGCGCGGCACCTTCCTGGTCAGCCAGGCGGTGGCCAAAGCCATGCTGCACGACACCGGCCACCGCGCCATCGTCAACCTGGGCTCCATCGCCAGCAGCACCGGCCTGCCCGCCCGCAACGCCTACAGCGCAGCCAAGGCCGGGGTGATCGGCATGACCCGCGCCATGGCCAGCGAGTGGGCCCGCGATGGCATCCGCGTGAACGCCGTGGCCCCGGGCTACGTGCGCACCGCGCTGGTGGCCGAGCTGGGCCGCAAAGGTGCCATCGATCTGCCGGGCATTGCCCACCGCACGCCGCTGGGCCGCATGGCCGAGCCGCACGAGATCGCCGAGGCGATTGCCTTTCTGGCATCGCCCCAGGCCAGCTACATCACCGGCGTGGTACTGCCGGTGGACGGCGGCTGGACGGCCTTTGGTGCGCCGGAGTCGGCCCTGGCGACGCTGGCAGCCTGA
- a CDS encoding shikimate dehydrogenase, with protein sequence MTEPLSGATRIHFIVGDPIAQVKSPAGVTQALQAQGHNAYVVPAHVAPAQLAAWVDGVSLAQNVDGIIVTVPHKFACFDLCATTSDRAAFLHTVNTMRRNPDGTWHGDMFDGLGFVSALQDNGCQPEGKKALLVGAGGAGSAIAHALVVAGVSELAIFDADTARRTTLVDRLAGLGRCAVTHGSADPTGFDIVLNATPVGMQEGDPYPLDADKLQSSMFVGCVITAPAITPLIAAARAKGCGTMTGAHMFARVRDLMVNFLLEK encoded by the coding sequence ATGACCGAACCCCTCAGCGGTGCCACCCGTATCCACTTCATCGTGGGCGACCCGATCGCCCAGGTGAAATCGCCCGCAGGCGTGACCCAGGCCCTGCAGGCCCAGGGACACAACGCCTATGTGGTTCCGGCCCACGTGGCACCGGCCCAATTGGCGGCCTGGGTCGACGGCGTCTCGCTGGCACAGAACGTGGACGGCATCATCGTCACCGTGCCGCACAAATTTGCCTGTTTTGACCTGTGCGCCACCACCTCGGACCGCGCCGCCTTCCTGCACACCGTGAACACCATGCGCCGCAACCCCGACGGTACCTGGCACGGCGACATGTTCGACGGCCTGGGCTTTGTGTCCGCCCTGCAAGACAACGGCTGCCAGCCCGAGGGCAAAAAGGCCCTGCTGGTCGGCGCAGGCGGCGCGGGCTCGGCGATTGCCCACGCGCTGGTGGTGGCCGGGGTGAGTGAGTTGGCCATCTTCGATGCCGACACCGCCCGTCGCACCACCCTGGTAGACCGCCTGGCGGGCCTGGGCCGCTGCGCCGTCACCCACGGCAGCGCCGACCCCACCGGGTTTGACATCGTGCTCAACGCCACGCCGGTGGGCATGCAAGAGGGCGATCCGTACCCGCTGGATGCCGACAAGCTCCAGAGCAGCATGTTTGTCGGCTGCGTGATCACCGCGCCCGCCATCACGCCGCTGATCGCCGCTGCCCGTGCCAAGGGCTGCGGCACCATGACCGGGGCCCACATGTTTGCCCGGGTGCGCGACCTGATGGTGAACTTCTTGCTGGAGAAGTGA
- a CDS encoding FAD-dependent oxidoreductase, which translates to MAATEHTDLLVIGSGAGGLSAAVTAAHLGLKVLVVEKEPQFGGTTAWSGGWMWVPRNPLATAAGITEDIATPTAYLQQELGAQFDAARVQAFLQAGPRMVEFFRTQTALQFIDGNGVPDFHGRNPHAALGGRSICAAPFDGRRLGAQMARLKPPLQETTLWGMGIASGAELRHFFNALRKPASLGYVTKLVLRHFADLLRYRRGMRLVNGNALVAGLAASAFAQGVEIRTNSPAQRLLVEQGRVVGAVVNGMEVGARCGVVLACGGFPFDAARKKQLLPHAPTGQEHWSAASRGNTGDGLRLGEAAGGQVARDAVQAAALAPVSLVPRADGSVAHFPHLVERAKPGLIAVTAAGQRFTNEADSYYDFVSSLLAATPATPAGLPVQAWLVCDHAFIRHYGLGAVKPAPMPMGAMLRNGYLQRGNTLADLARACGIDAAGLQATVARYNQQALAGVDADFAKGDTPYNKVQGDAASGYSNPCMAPLVRGPFYAVKVVPGSLGTFAGLRANASAQVLDAHSQPIPGLYAGGNDMHSVMGGTYPSGGITLGPAMTFGFIAAHHAAGVNL; encoded by the coding sequence ATGGCCGCCACCGAACACACCGACCTGTTGGTCATCGGCTCCGGCGCCGGGGGCCTGTCTGCCGCCGTCACCGCCGCCCACCTGGGCCTGAAGGTGCTGGTGGTGGAAAAAGAGCCGCAGTTTGGCGGCACCACCGCCTGGTCGGGCGGCTGGATGTGGGTGCCGCGCAACCCGCTGGCCACCGCCGCGGGCATCACCGAGGACATCGCCACGCCTACGGCCTACCTGCAGCAAGAGCTGGGTGCGCAGTTTGACGCGGCGCGGGTGCAGGCTTTTCTGCAGGCCGGGCCGCGCATGGTGGAGTTCTTTCGCACGCAGACCGCTCTGCAGTTCATCGACGGCAATGGCGTGCCCGATTTCCATGGCCGCAACCCGCATGCGGCGCTGGGGGGGCGCTCGATCTGCGCTGCGCCGTTTGATGGCCGCCGCCTGGGTGCCCAGATGGCACGGCTCAAACCGCCGCTCCAGGAAACCACGCTGTGGGGCATGGGCATTGCCTCGGGGGCCGAGCTGCGGCATTTCTTCAATGCGCTGCGCAAGCCTGCCTCGCTGGGGTACGTCACTAAGTTGGTGTTGCGCCACTTCGCCGACCTGCTGCGCTACCGGCGCGGCATGCGGCTGGTCAACGGCAATGCGCTGGTGGCCGGGCTGGCGGCATCGGCCTTTGCCCAGGGTGTGGAGATCCGCACCAACAGCCCGGCGCAGCGTTTGCTGGTGGAGCAGGGCAGGGTGGTCGGCGCGGTGGTGAATGGTATGGAGGTAGGGGCCCGTTGCGGCGTGGTGCTGGCCTGCGGTGGCTTTCCGTTTGATGCGGCGCGCAAGAAACAGCTGCTGCCGCACGCGCCCACCGGGCAGGAACACTGGTCGGCCGCTTCGCGGGGCAACACCGGCGATGGCCTGCGTCTGGGCGAGGCAGCGGGCGGCCAGGTGGCGCGCGATGCGGTGCAGGCTGCTGCCCTGGCCCCGGTGTCATTGGTGCCACGTGCCGATGGCTCGGTAGCCCATTTCCCGCACCTGGTCGAGCGCGCCAAGCCGGGGCTGATCGCGGTGACCGCCGCAGGCCAGCGCTTCACCAACGAGGCCGACTCCTATTACGACTTTGTCAGCAGCCTGCTGGCCGCCACGCCCGCCACCCCCGCTGGATTGCCCGTGCAGGCCTGGCTGGTGTGCGACCACGCTTTCATCCGCCACTACGGCCTGGGCGCCGTCAAACCGGCCCCTATGCCCATGGGCGCGATGCTGCGCAACGGCTACCTGCAGCGCGGCAACACCCTGGCCGATCTGGCACGGGCCTGCGGCATCGACGCAGCAGGCTTGCAAGCCACGGTGGCGCGCTACAACCAGCAGGCGCTGGCGGGCGTGGATGCCGACTTCGCCAAAGGCGACACCCCCTACAACAAGGTGCAAGGCGACGCAGCCAGTGGCTACTCCAACCCCTGCATGGCCCCATTGGTCCGGGGTCCGTTCTACGCCGTGAAGGTGGTCCCCGGCAGCCTGGGCACCTTCGCCGGGCTGCGCGCCAACGCCAGCGCCCAGGTGCTGGACGCACATAGCCAACCTATCCCCGGCCTGTACGCGGGCGGCAACGACATGCACAGCGTGATGGGCGGCACCTACCCCAGCGGCGGCATCACGCTGGGCCCGGCGATGACGTTCGGCTTCATAGCCGCCCACCACGCAGCTGGCGTCAATTTATAA
- a CDS encoding IclR family transcriptional regulator gives MNGVLERTLAILELLSQHGGGLELAAIADRLDIPRSAVHRLLVDLARCGYVRQTRDHGDYLLTTKLVSMGLSFLSNTGIVDIAQPLLDRLAEISGELVRLAVVDGNRLTWVARAQGARQGLRYDPDMGSDARISCSSSGLAWLSTLADDDALALVAQQGVGPVEEFGPNAPKTLQEVMALVQATRARGYSLTQETYTPGLNAMAAPVCLAGQALGTISIAGPSARFTLERMQALGGDLVSLAAQLAAASGASPFFNQPRANAAAGLKKIYSA, from the coding sequence ATGAACGGTGTTTTAGAGAGAACCCTCGCCATCCTGGAGCTGCTGTCCCAGCACGGCGGTGGCCTGGAGCTGGCGGCCATTGCCGACCGGCTCGACATTCCGCGCAGCGCCGTGCACCGCCTGCTGGTGGACCTGGCCCGCTGCGGCTACGTGCGCCAGACGCGCGACCACGGTGACTACCTGCTGACCACCAAGCTGGTGTCCATGGGACTGAGCTTTTTGAGCAACACCGGCATCGTCGACATCGCCCAGCCGCTGCTGGACCGCCTGGCCGAGATCTCGGGCGAGCTGGTGCGTCTGGCCGTGGTGGACGGCAACCGCCTGACCTGGGTGGCCCGTGCCCAGGGCGCCCGCCAGGGCCTGCGCTACGACCCCGACATGGGCAGCGATGCGCGCATTTCCTGCTCGTCCTCCGGCCTGGCCTGGCTGTCCACCCTGGCCGACGACGATGCCCTGGCCCTGGTGGCCCAGCAGGGCGTGGGCCCGGTGGAAGAGTTCGGCCCCAACGCCCCCAAGACCCTGCAGGAGGTGATGGCCCTGGTGCAGGCCACCCGTGCGCGCGGCTACAGCCTCACCCAAGAAACCTACACCCCCGGCCTCAACGCCATGGCCGCCCCGGTGTGCCTGGCGGGCCAGGCCCTGGGCACCATCAGCATCGCCGGGCCGTCGGCCCGCTTCACGCTGGAGCGCATGCAGGCCCTGGGTGGCGATCTGGTGTCGCTGGCGGCGCAGCTGGCCGCGGCCAGCGGGGCTTCGCCGTTCTTCAACCAGCCCCGGGCCAATGCGGCGGCGGGCCTGAAAAAAATCTATTCCGCCTGA
- a CDS encoding sugar phosphate isomerase/epimerase family protein, producing the protein MRSYSLAYLTAANLTPPQMLAAAAQLGYGHVGLRLRPNAPGAPYQPLLGDAAILRETLAAQRDTGVGVFDIEIVRIDAAFDPQAYLPMFEAAAALRARAVLVAGDDTDLARLADNYARLCALLQPYGLTADLEFMPWTAVPDAQAALRTVRAAGSPANAGILVDALHVARSHTTLDDLRALPPGLLHYAQICDAPAGKNFTVEQMIHTARCERLLPGEGGIDPAAIFAALPADVPVSVEVPHQVRAAQVGDVEWARQALAASRRLLEAVN; encoded by the coding sequence ATGCGCAGCTACTCCCTCGCCTACCTCACTGCCGCCAACCTCACCCCGCCGCAGATGCTGGCCGCCGCCGCCCAACTGGGCTACGGCCATGTGGGCCTGCGCCTGCGCCCCAATGCACCCGGCGCGCCGTACCAGCCCTTGCTGGGCGATGCCGCCATCCTGCGTGAAACCCTGGCGGCGCAGCGCGACACCGGGGTGGGCGTGTTCGACATCGAGATCGTCCGCATCGATGCCGCGTTTGACCCGCAGGCCTACCTGCCCATGTTCGAAGCCGCCGCTGCGCTGCGGGCCCGTGCCGTGCTAGTGGCCGGGGACGATACCGACCTGGCGCGCCTGGCCGACAACTACGCCCGGCTGTGCGCGTTGCTGCAGCCCTACGGCTTGACGGCCGATCTGGAGTTCATGCCCTGGACGGCGGTGCCCGATGCCCAGGCCGCCCTGCGCACCGTGCGGGCCGCGGGCAGCCCGGCCAATGCGGGCATCCTGGTCGATGCCCTGCACGTGGCCCGCTCCCACACCACGCTGGACGACCTGCGCGCCTTGCCGCCCGGCCTGCTGCACTACGCGCAGATTTGCGACGCCCCGGCAGGCAAAAATTTCACGGTAGAGCAAATGATCCACACCGCCCGCTGCGAGCGCCTGCTGCCGGGCGAGGGTGGAATTGACCCCGCCGCCATCTTTGCCGCGCTGCCCGCCGACGTGCCCGTCAGCGTGGAAGTGCCACACCAGGTACGGGCCGCCCAGGTGGGCGATGTGGAGTGGGCGCGCCAGGCGCTGGCGGCGTCGCGCCGGTTGCTGGAGGCGGTAAATTAG
- a CDS encoding NIPSNAP family protein has product MYYELATMTLPFGTAGQAATNVQAFASAEDASGELLGCWFTDIGQLNQMVVLRGFADLAALQKERGRTQQSADAFGCASIFQSLEVHSYKGFPWMKPVRPSAESGITGPVYEIRTYGIKPGGVQATIDLWEQYVPPREALSPCVVAMVALDGPLRFTNIWAYPTLDARSKARADAVAQGIWPPKGGPAHLTTNMFSTIALPTAVSPLK; this is encoded by the coding sequence ATGTACTACGAACTCGCCACCATGACCCTGCCTTTCGGCACCGCAGGCCAGGCCGCCACCAACGTGCAGGCTTTTGCCAGCGCGGAGGACGCCAGCGGCGAACTGCTGGGCTGCTGGTTCACCGACATCGGCCAGCTCAACCAGATGGTTGTCTTGCGCGGCTTTGCCGACCTGGCCGCGCTGCAAAAAGAGCGTGGCCGCACGCAGCAAAGCGCCGACGCGTTTGGCTGCGCCAGCATCTTCCAGAGCCTGGAAGTGCACAGCTACAAAGGCTTTCCGTGGATGAAACCGGTGCGCCCCTCGGCCGAATCGGGCATCACCGGCCCGGTGTACGAGATCCGCACCTACGGCATCAAGCCGGGCGGCGTGCAGGCCACCATCGACCTGTGGGAACAGTATGTGCCACCGCGCGAAGCCCTGTCGCCTTGCGTGGTGGCCATGGTGGCGCTGGACGGGCCGCTGCGCTTCACCAACATCTGGGCCTACCCCACGCTGGACGCGCGCAGCAAGGCCCGCGCCGACGCGGTGGCCCAGGGCATCTGGCCCCCCAAGGGCGGGCCTGCGCACCTGACCACCAACATGTTCTCCACCATCGCCCTACCCACCGCGGTATCGCCCTTGAAATAA
- a CDS encoding ABC transporter ATP-binding protein, which translates to MSNYVLEANDVAIHYGGVKAVDGVSLTLERGQIRGLIGPNGAGKSTVIDAITGRTRLTRGTVHLAGQDVTALGATQRRMRGLSRSFQRTSIFGQMAVRQQVELASHKMGVADSGADADAVLQELDLLPLANATAEDLGYGQQRRLDLALALVGRPQVLLLDEPMAGLSVQESHDLAKHLKALTSRWDVSVLLVEHDMDVVFGISDVVTVFELGRVIASGAPASVRADPRVREAYLGSTA; encoded by the coding sequence ATGAGCAACTATGTTTTGGAAGCCAACGACGTGGCCATCCACTATGGCGGCGTGAAGGCCGTGGACGGTGTCTCGCTGACGCTGGAGCGCGGCCAGATCCGCGGGCTGATCGGCCCCAACGGCGCGGGCAAGTCCACGGTGATCGATGCCATCACCGGCCGCACCCGCCTGACCCGTGGCACGGTGCACCTGGCCGGGCAGGACGTGACCGCCCTGGGCGCCACCCAGCGCCGCATGCGCGGGCTGTCGCGCAGCTTTCAGCGCACCAGCATCTTTGGCCAGATGGCAGTGCGCCAGCAGGTGGAGCTGGCCTCGCACAAGATGGGCGTGGCCGACTCCGGGGCCGATGCCGACGCGGTGCTGCAGGAGCTGGACCTGCTGCCGCTGGCCAACGCCACCGCCGAAGACCTGGGCTACGGCCAGCAGCGCCGCCTGGACCTGGCGCTGGCCCTGGTAGGCCGCCCGCAGGTGCTGTTGCTGGACGAACCCATGGCCGGGCTGTCGGTGCAGGAATCGCACGACCTGGCCAAGCACCTGAAGGCGCTGACCTCGCGCTGGGACGTGTCGGTGCTGCTGGTCGAACACGATATGGACGTGGTCTTCGGTATCTCCGATGTGGTCACGGTTTTTGAACTCGGCCGGGTGATCGCCAGTGGCGCACCGGCCAGCGTGCGCGCCGACCCGCGCGTGCGCGAAGCCTATTTGGGGAGCACAGCATGA